A single Streptomyces sannanensis DNA region contains:
- a CDS encoding acyl-CoA thioesterase II, with protein MTSPAELLIDLLDLEQIEVDIFRGRSPQESLQRVFGGQVAGQALVAAGRTTDGERPVHSLHAYFLRPGRPGVPIVYQVERVRDGRSFTTRRVTAVQQGRTIFNLTASFHRPEEAGFEHQLPPRLDFPAPETLPTVADEIREHLGALPEPLERMARRMPFDIRYADRLRWTPEEVKEADPRSAVWMRAVGPLGDDPLVHTCALTYASDMTLLDAVRIPVEPLWGRRGFDMASLDHAMWFHRPFRADEWFLYDQESPIATGGRGLARGRIYDREGRLLVSVVQEGLFRRLDVRH; from the coding sequence ATGACCAGCCCCGCCGAGCTCCTGATCGATCTGCTCGACCTGGAGCAGATCGAGGTCGACATCTTTCGCGGCCGGAGCCCGCAGGAGTCCCTCCAGCGGGTCTTCGGCGGTCAGGTGGCCGGCCAGGCGCTGGTGGCGGCCGGGCGCACCACGGACGGCGAGCGCCCGGTCCATTCGCTGCACGCGTACTTCCTGCGGCCGGGCCGCCCCGGTGTGCCGATCGTCTACCAGGTCGAACGGGTCCGGGACGGCCGTTCCTTCACCACGCGCCGGGTCACCGCCGTACAGCAGGGCCGTACGATCTTCAACCTCACCGCCTCCTTCCACCGGCCGGAGGAGGCCGGCTTCGAGCACCAGTTGCCGCCGCGCCTGGACTTCCCCGCCCCTGAGACACTGCCGACGGTCGCCGACGAGATCCGTGAGCATCTGGGTGCCCTGCCCGAGCCCCTGGAGCGGATGGCCCGACGCATGCCCTTCGACATCCGCTATGCCGACCGGCTGCGCTGGACCCCGGAGGAGGTCAAGGAAGCGGACCCGCGCAGCGCGGTGTGGATGCGCGCGGTGGGCCCGCTGGGCGACGACCCGCTGGTGCACACGTGCGCGCTGACGTACGCGAGCGACATGACCTTGCTGGACGCGGTACGCATCCCAGTTGAACCTCTTTGGGGCCGGCGGGGCTTCGACATGGCGTCGCTGGACCACGCGATGTGGTTCCACCGCCCGTTCCGGGCGGACGAGTGGTTCCTGTACGACCAGGAGTCCCCGATCGCCACGGGCGGCCGGGGCCTGGCCCGCGGCCGTATCTACGACCGGGAGGGCCGCCTCCTGGTGTCCGTGGTCCAGGAGGGCCTGTTCCGTCGCCTCGACGTGCGGCATTAG
- a CDS encoding isocyanide synthase family protein, which yields MPLTTTPETLPTSISTAVLHLLLPYHRTTDRAAAVPVEAFPHQLRRIADFVRDGAPILFTLPGFPCKSPNPAKVLGHLPDQGERLSLTFLDSLCAEIERIYPPGAQVIICSDGHVFGDLIRVPDEHIDAYADELRSLITRSGLTRLSVFDLRDVLGDLDHDTKRAHVHDRYAPALDALRAEIRTDDHALALYCGITRFLVEDTADWTGTRSALQRACRQRAYGVIQRSRAWGDLIAEHHPHAIRLSIHPQPIGAPKFGIRLLDIPDAWTTPWHSVAVHRTDGTWTLMPRARAARLGRLIHCDDRPSHFEQI from the coding sequence ATGCCGCTGACGACCACGCCGGAAACCCTCCCCACGAGTATCAGCACCGCCGTCCTGCACCTGCTCCTGCCGTACCACCGCACGACCGACCGCGCTGCCGCCGTCCCCGTGGAGGCGTTCCCTCATCAGTTGCGCCGAATCGCCGACTTCGTGCGCGACGGCGCCCCCATTCTGTTCACCCTGCCAGGCTTCCCCTGCAAGTCCCCCAACCCCGCCAAGGTCCTCGGCCACCTCCCCGACCAGGGCGAACGCCTCTCCCTCACGTTCCTCGACAGCCTGTGCGCGGAGATCGAGCGGATCTACCCGCCCGGCGCCCAGGTGATCATCTGCTCCGACGGCCATGTCTTCGGCGACCTCATCCGTGTCCCCGACGAGCACATCGACGCCTACGCCGACGAACTCCGCTCCCTCATAACCCGATCGGGCCTGACCAGACTTTCCGTCTTCGACCTGCGCGACGTCCTCGGCGACCTCGACCACGACACGAAACGCGCCCACGTCCACGACCGCTACGCCCCCGCCCTGGATGCCCTGCGCGCCGAGATCCGCACCGATGACCACGCCCTCGCCCTGTACTGCGGCATCACCCGCTTCCTCGTCGAGGACACCGCCGACTGGACCGGCACACGCTCCGCCCTCCAACGCGCATGCCGGCAGCGTGCGTACGGAGTCATCCAGCGCAGCCGAGCCTGGGGCGACCTGATCGCCGAACACCACCCCCACGCCATACGGCTGTCCATCCACCCCCAACCCATCGGCGCCCCCAAGTTCGGCATCCGTCTCCTCGACATCCCCGACGCCTGGACCACTCCCTGGCATTCCGTTGCCGTGCACCGCACCGACGGCACCTGGACCCTCATGCCCCGAGCGCGGGCCGCCCGACTGGGCCGCCTGATCCACTGTGACGACAGGCCCAGCCACTTCGAGCAGATCTGA
- a CDS encoding DEAD/DEAH box helicase: protein MGGVTLIDQLPPSADPDALFEAFSSWTEERGISLYPAQEEALIEVVSGANVILSTPTGSGKSLVAAGAHFAALARDEVTFYTAPIKALVSEKFFDLCKLFGTENVGMLTGDASVNADAPVICCTAEVLASIALRDGKDADIGQVVMDEFHFYAEPDRGWAWQIPLLELPQAQFVLMSATLGDVSMFEKDLTRRTDRDTAVVRSATRPVPLSYEYVTTPITETLTELLETKQAPVYIVHFTQAQAVERAQSLMSINMCSREEKDRIAELIGNFRFTTKFGRNLSRYVRHGIGVHHAGMLPKYRRLVEKLAQAGLLKVICGTDTLGVGVNVPIRTVLFTALTKYDGSRVRTLRAREFHQIAGRAGRAGFDTAGFVVAQAPEHVIENEKALAKAGDDPKKRRKVVRKKAPEGFVGWTQNSFEKLIASEPEPLTSRFKVSHAMLLSVIARPGNAFDAMRKLLEDNHEPRKQQLRHIRRAIAIYRSLLDGGIVERLDKPDTEGRIVRLTVDFQQDFALNQPLSTFALAAFDLLDPESPSYALDMVSVVESTLDDPRQILAAQQNKARAEAVGAMKADGIEYEERMERLQDVSYPKPLEELLVHAYNTYRKSHPWVGDHPVSPKSVIRDMYERALSFTEFTSHYELARTEGIVLRYLANAYKALDHTIPDDLKSEDLEDLIAWLGEMVRQVDSSLLDEWEQLANPELETAEEAQDKADQVKPVTANARAFRVLVRNAMFRRVELAALDHVDELGGMDADSGWDADAWGQAMDAYWDEYDDLGTGPDARGPKLLSIEEDPAHGLWRVRQTFADPNGDHDWGISAEVDLAASDEEGRAVVRVTDVGQL from the coding sequence ATGGGGGGCGTGACCCTCATCGATCAGCTTCCGCCGAGTGCCGACCCCGACGCCCTCTTCGAGGCCTTCTCCTCATGGACCGAAGAGCGGGGCATCAGCCTCTACCCGGCCCAGGAGGAGGCACTGATCGAGGTCGTTTCCGGTGCGAACGTGATCCTTTCGACACCGACCGGCTCGGGCAAGAGCCTCGTCGCGGCGGGGGCGCACTTCGCCGCACTGGCGCGGGACGAGGTCACCTTCTACACGGCGCCGATCAAGGCGCTGGTCTCGGAGAAGTTCTTCGACCTGTGCAAGCTCTTCGGCACCGAGAACGTCGGCATGCTGACCGGCGACGCCTCGGTCAACGCCGACGCCCCCGTGATCTGCTGTACGGCCGAGGTACTCGCCTCCATCGCGCTGCGTGACGGCAAGGACGCGGACATCGGCCAGGTCGTGATGGACGAGTTCCACTTCTACGCGGAGCCGGACCGCGGCTGGGCCTGGCAGATCCCGCTGCTGGAGCTCCCGCAGGCACAGTTCGTGCTCATGTCGGCGACGCTCGGTGACGTCTCGATGTTCGAGAAGGACCTGACCCGCCGCACCGACCGCGACACCGCAGTGGTCCGCTCGGCGACCCGGCCCGTACCGCTGTCGTACGAGTACGTCACGACGCCGATCACCGAGACGCTGACCGAACTGCTGGAGACCAAGCAGGCTCCCGTCTACATCGTCCACTTCACGCAGGCCCAGGCGGTCGAGCGGGCACAGTCGCTGATGAGCATCAACATGTGCTCGCGCGAGGAGAAGGACCGGATCGCCGAGCTGATCGGCAACTTCCGGTTCACCACCAAGTTCGGCCGCAACCTCTCGCGTTACGTCCGGCACGGCATCGGCGTGCACCACGCGGGCATGCTGCCCAAGTACCGCCGCCTCGTCGAGAAGCTCGCCCAGGCGGGCCTGTTGAAGGTCATCTGCGGTACGGACACGCTCGGCGTCGGCGTCAACGTCCCCATCCGCACGGTACTGTTCACCGCCCTCACCAAGTACGACGGCAGCCGCGTCCGTACGCTCCGTGCCCGGGAGTTCCACCAGATCGCCGGCCGCGCCGGGCGGGCCGGCTTCGACACGGCCGGCTTCGTCGTCGCCCAGGCGCCCGAGCATGTCATCGAGAACGAGAAGGCCCTCGCCAAGGCCGGCGACGACCCGAAGAAGCGCCGCAAGGTGGTCCGCAAGAAGGCCCCCGAGGGCTTCGTCGGCTGGACCCAGAACTCCTTCGAGAAGCTGATCGCCTCCGAGCCCGAGCCGCTGACCTCCCGCTTCAAGGTCAGCCACGCCATGCTGCTGTCGGTGATCGCCCGCCCGGGCAACGCCTTCGACGCGATGCGCAAACTGCTGGAGGACAACCACGAGCCGCGCAAGCAGCAACTGCGCCACATCCGCCGCGCCATCGCGATCTACCGTTCGCTGCTCGACGGCGGCATCGTCGAACGCCTGGACAAGCCCGACACCGAGGGCCGGATCGTCCGCCTCACCGTCGACTTCCAGCAGGACTTCGCGCTCAACCAGCCGCTGTCCACCTTCGCCCTGGCCGCCTTCGACCTGCTGGACCCGGAGTCGCCCTCCTACGCCCTGGACATGGTCTCGGTCGTGGAGTCCACGCTGGACGACCCGCGCCAGATCCTGGCCGCCCAGCAGAACAAGGCGCGCGCCGAGGCGGTCGGCGCGATGAAGGCGGACGGCATCGAGTACGAGGAGCGGATGGAGCGGCTCCAGGACGTCTCGTACCCGAAGCCGCTGGAAGAGCTGCTCGTACACGCGTACAACACGTACCGCAAGAGCCACCCGTGGGTCGGCGACCACCCGGTCTCGCCCAAGTCCGTCATCCGTGACATGTACGAACGGGCGCTGTCCTTCACCGAGTTCACGTCCCACTACGAGCTGGCCCGCACCGAGGGCATCGTGCTGCGCTACCTCGCGAACGCCTACAAGGCCCTGGACCACACCATCCCCGACGACCTCAAGTCCGAGGACCTGGAGGATCTGATCGCCTGGCTCGGCGAGATGGTCCGCCAGGTCGACTCCAGCCTCCTCGACGAGTGGGAGCAGCTGGCCAACCCGGAGCTGGAGACCGCCGAGGAGGCCCAGGACAAGGCCGACCAGGTCAAGCCGGTCACCGCGAACGCCCGAGCCTTCCGGGTGCTGGTGCGCAACGCGATGTTCCGCCGGGTGGAGCTGGCCGCGCTCGACCACGTCGACGAGCTCGGCGGGATGGACGCCGACTCCGGCTGGGACGCGGACGCCTGGGGCCAGGCGATGGACGCGTACTGGGACGAGTACGACGACCTGGGCACCGGCCCCGACGCGCGCGGCCCGAAGCTCCTGTCGATCGAGGAGGACCCGGCCCACGGCCTGTGGCGCGTCCGCCAGACCTTCGCCGACCCGAACGGCGACCACGACTGGGGCATCAGCGCGGAGGTCGACCTCGCGGCATCCGACGAGGAGGGCCGCGCGGTCGTCCGTGTGACGGACGTCGGCCAGCTCTGA
- a CDS encoding MFS transporter → MTHHDSGSEQPGHIPVGDNRWLLVAVAGVLAFVAMLDMNIVNVALADIADGLHVSAATAQWAVLAYQLPVVALMLPVGRWLDGAGTRSAVLVSTAGFGLCSALAAAAPWAAWLIAARLAQGAFGAALFVLMPVLAMRSVRPELRGRAMSVPATLGPLGAVTGPAVGGLLVDHFGWHSVFLVKIPFCLVGLGVAWKAMPRDGRLRRPDRRSLVDALLVATGVAVLLLTLTLASDDPAWLGLALVAVPPLWWWLRGPGGRPVTGVLRISGLFRAHGAVLALAAGFAAMHYVVALHLQRDGGVSATTTGLTVLAFPLGMGLAGPLGGRLADRYGARPVAVTGAALTAAGLLLLIPLGDGWSSWEVAWRLALAGVGMGLNGGPTQALVMSTAPPDRIATVGSTVQLARSLGFTLGPALATTVWGLTGPGNGVHAGLALAATAACLAVPLMARSGRPPAPAPEQTTDAAHT, encoded by the coding sequence GTGACGCACCACGATTCCGGCTCGGAACAGCCCGGTCACATACCCGTCGGTGATAATCGCTGGCTGTTGGTGGCCGTGGCGGGCGTGCTGGCGTTCGTGGCGATGCTCGACATGAACATCGTCAACGTGGCCCTGGCGGACATTGCCGATGGACTGCACGTGTCGGCCGCGACCGCCCAGTGGGCGGTGCTGGCTTACCAACTGCCGGTTGTTGCCCTGATGTTGCCCGTCGGGCGGTGGCTGGACGGCGCCGGGACGCGTTCCGCCGTGCTGGTCTCGACTGCCGGCTTCGGCCTGTGCAGCGCCCTCGCCGCCGCCGCGCCCTGGGCGGCCTGGCTGATCGCCGCCCGGCTCGCGCAGGGCGCGTTCGGGGCAGCCCTGTTCGTGCTGATGCCCGTGCTCGCCATGCGATCGGTACGGCCGGAACTGCGGGGGCGGGCGATGAGCGTGCCCGCGACCCTGGGCCCGCTGGGCGCGGTGACCGGGCCGGCTGTGGGCGGCCTGCTGGTGGACCACTTCGGCTGGCACTCCGTCTTCCTGGTCAAGATCCCCTTCTGCCTGGTCGGCCTGGGCGTGGCCTGGAAGGCGATGCCGCGGGACGGTCGTCTGCGACGGCCGGACCGCCGCTCGCTGGTGGATGCCCTGCTGGTGGCCACCGGTGTGGCGGTGCTGCTGCTGACGCTGACGCTCGCTTCGGACGACCCGGCCTGGCTGGGGCTCGCGCTCGTCGCCGTTCCACCGCTGTGGTGGTGGTTGCGCGGCCCGGGCGGTCGTCCGGTGACCGGAGTGCTGCGCATCTCGGGGCTGTTCCGGGCGCATGGGGCGGTGCTGGCGCTGGCGGCGGGTTTCGCCGCCATGCACTACGTCGTCGCCCTGCACCTCCAGCGCGACGGCGGCGTCAGCGCCACGACGACCGGCCTGACCGTCCTCGCTTTCCCGCTCGGCATGGGCCTGGCCGGACCGCTCGGCGGACGTCTGGCCGACAGGTACGGCGCCCGCCCGGTGGCCGTCACCGGCGCCGCCCTCACCGCGGCCGGCCTGCTCCTGCTCATCCCGCTGGGAGACGGCTGGTCGTCGTGGGAGGTGGCCTGGCGCCTGGCGTTGGCCGGCGTCGGCATGGGACTGAACGGTGGCCCCACCCAGGCCCTGGTCATGAGCACCGCTCCGCCGGACCGCATCGCCACCGTCGGCTCCACGGTGCAGCTCGCCCGCAGCCTCGGCTTCACCCTCGGCCCTGCCCTGGCCACCACCGTCTGGGGCCTCACCGGTCCCGGCAACGGCGTGCACGCGGGGCTCGCCCTGGCCGCCACCGCCGCCTGCCTCGCCGTACCCCTTATGGCACGGTCCGGCCGGCCACCGGCCCCCGCGCCCGAGCAGACCACCGACGCCGCCCACACCTGA
- the asnB gene encoding asparagine synthase (glutamine-hydrolyzing), with product MCGITGWASFHHDARTQAPVIEAMTATLTPRGPDAGGVWLGERAAIGHRRLAVIDLAGGVQPMTDRPDAPTAVLSYSGEIYNHHELRSELRSRGHHFRTRSDTEVVLCAYAEWGENVAEHLEGMFAFAVWDETAQRLLLVRDRLGVKPLFWASVDGGLAFASEPKALFAHPEVRPRVDADGLREAYSLLFNTGPTVWSGVREVEPGGLLVLDRDGIRERRYWQLEAGAHEDDRETTVERIRELVGAAARGQLEADVPLCSLLSGGLDSTVLTALLADELRLREGPEARIRSYAVDYSDQASRFKGDVLRTGHDTPYATEAGAFIGTEHSTVVLDPRSLLDPEHRKAVVVARDSPIGVGDMDTSLYLLFGEIRRHSTVALSGEAADEVFGGYPWFHNPKALAADTFPWLLVTGDEAAMPLNPELDLHIGKFRDDTYRSALAAVPHLDGETPAEHRQREMQHMSLTRWLRQLLHRKDRLSMAQGLEVRVPYCDHRLVEYAFTTPWALKSFDGREKSLLRAAGTGLAPDSVLYRPKNHYPATHHPDYNRGLQDMARDALAIDQVRALADETLIKPCLGTPPEHLEWGHRLRLERVVDLALWLDHYRPELAL from the coding sequence ATGTGCGGAATCACCGGCTGGGCGTCCTTCCACCACGACGCCCGCACCCAGGCCCCGGTCATCGAGGCCATGACCGCCACCCTGACCCCACGCGGCCCGGATGCGGGTGGCGTATGGCTGGGCGAGCGCGCCGCGATCGGTCACCGTCGCCTCGCCGTCATCGACCTGGCCGGCGGCGTGCAGCCGATGACCGACCGGCCCGACGCCCCGACCGCCGTCCTCAGCTACAGCGGCGAGATCTACAACCACCACGAACTCCGCTCCGAACTCCGAAGCCGTGGACACCACTTCCGCACCCGCAGCGACACCGAGGTCGTGCTGTGCGCGTACGCCGAGTGGGGCGAGAACGTCGCCGAGCACCTGGAGGGCATGTTCGCCTTCGCCGTCTGGGACGAGACGGCACAGCGCCTGCTGCTGGTCCGCGACCGCCTCGGCGTCAAACCTCTCTTCTGGGCCTCCGTCGACGGCGGCCTGGCCTTCGCCTCCGAACCCAAAGCGTTGTTCGCCCACCCGGAGGTCCGGCCCCGCGTGGACGCGGACGGCCTGCGGGAGGCGTACAGCCTGCTGTTCAACACCGGGCCGACGGTGTGGTCCGGGGTGCGCGAGGTCGAGCCCGGCGGGCTGCTCGTCCTGGACCGGGACGGCATCCGCGAGCGTCGCTACTGGCAGCTGGAGGCCGGCGCCCACGAGGACGACCGGGAAACGACGGTGGAGCGGATCCGCGAGCTGGTCGGTGCGGCCGCCCGCGGCCAACTGGAGGCCGACGTCCCGCTGTGCAGCCTCCTCTCCGGTGGCCTCGACTCCACCGTCCTGACCGCCCTGCTCGCCGACGAACTCCGGTTGCGGGAGGGGCCGGAGGCGCGGATCCGTTCGTACGCCGTCGACTACAGCGACCAGGCGTCCCGGTTCAAGGGGGATGTATTGCGTACGGGGCACGACACCCCGTACGCCACCGAAGCGGGCGCCTTCATCGGCACCGAGCACAGCACGGTCGTCCTCGACCCGCGCTCCCTCCTCGACCCCGAGCACCGCAAGGCGGTCGTCGTCGCGAGGGACTCGCCGATCGGCGTGGGCGACATGGACACCTCCCTCTACCTGCTGTTCGGGGAGATACGGCGGCACTCCACCGTCGCCCTGTCCGGCGAAGCGGCCGACGAGGTCTTCGGCGGCTACCCCTGGTTCCACAACCCCAAGGCCCTCGCAGCGGACACCTTCCCCTGGCTGCTGGTCACCGGCGACGAGGCCGCCATGCCCTTGAACCCGGAACTCGACCTGCACATCGGGAAGTTCCGCGACGACACCTACCGCAGCGCTCTGGCCGCCGTCCCGCACCTGGACGGCGAGACGCCCGCCGAGCACCGGCAGCGCGAGATGCAGCACATGTCGCTGACCCGCTGGCTTCGCCAACTCCTTCACCGTAAGGACAGGTTGAGCATGGCCCAGGGCCTGGAGGTCCGCGTCCCGTACTGCGACCACCGCCTCGTCGAGTACGCCTTCACCACCCCCTGGGCCCTGAAGAGCTTCGACGGCCGTGAGAAGAGCCTGCTGCGTGCGGCGGGCACCGGCCTCGCCCCCGATTCGGTGCTGTACCGGCCCAAGAACCACTACCCGGCCACCCACCACCCCGACTACAACCGCGGCCTGCAGGACATGGCCCGCGATGCCCTCGCCATCGACCAGGTCCGCGCCCTGGCCGACGAGACCCTCATCAAGCCCTGCCTCGGCACCCCGCCCGAGCATCTGGAGTGGGGTCACCGCCTGCGCCTCGAACGCGTCGTCGACCTTGCTCTGTGGCTGGACCACTACCGGCCCGAACTCGCCCTCTGA
- a CDS encoding colicin E3/pyocin S6 family cytotoxin: protein MPRRPGPAATARIPRHAGPPPIPARTWPALRRRQHRTPFWKGLKSHKGKTKTNGKTGKNKRYYEWDYTHGDVEVYDSKGNHLGSADPMGGKIYKPRVNGRKIRL, encoded by the coding sequence TTGCCACGCCGGCCAGGACCAGCCGCAACGGCGCGAATCCCCCGCCACGCCGGGCCACCGCCCATACCAGCGCGAACGTGGCCAGCGCTCCGGCGAAGGCAGCACCGGACACCGTTCTGGAAGGGCCTCAAGAGCCACAAGGGGAAGACGAAGACCAACGGCAAGACCGGGAAGAACAAGCGGTACTACGAGTGGGATTACACGCACGGCGACGTAGAGGTCTATGACAGTAAGGGCAACCACCTCGGGAGTGCGGACCCCATGGGTGGGAAGATATACAAGCCTCGCGTTAACGGAAGGAAAATTCGGCTATGA
- a CDS encoding ABC transporter ATP-binding protein, translating into MRVDIEDLHVAYAGRTVVAGAHLMAAEGEITGLVGPNGSGKSTLLRTVYRHLKPAAGRVLLAGADIREMTPVQSARHVAALPQERGSDFELTVREVVVMGRTPYKRAFAGENAADRDVVARALADVGMDGHAGRRFTDLSGGERQRVLLARAFAQDPDVLVLDEPTNHLDVRHQVELLALLRTQRRTTLVSLHDLNAAASVCDRLHVLHAGAVVASGRPRDVLTPELMAEVFGVRAAVVDHPLTGDPLIAFDHRAPADAEGSVTVETHAGR; encoded by the coding sequence TTGAGAGTCGACATCGAGGACCTGCACGTCGCCTACGCGGGCCGTACGGTCGTGGCGGGTGCCCACCTGATGGCGGCAGAGGGCGAGATCACCGGCCTGGTGGGGCCCAACGGCAGCGGCAAGTCCACCCTGCTGCGCACTGTCTACCGGCATCTGAAGCCGGCGGCCGGGCGGGTGCTGCTGGCCGGTGCCGACATCCGGGAGATGACCCCCGTACAGTCGGCTCGGCATGTTGCGGCCCTGCCGCAGGAGCGGGGCAGCGATTTCGAGCTGACCGTGCGCGAGGTCGTCGTCATGGGGCGTACGCCCTACAAGCGGGCCTTCGCCGGGGAGAACGCGGCCGATCGGGACGTCGTCGCCCGCGCTCTGGCGGACGTCGGCATGGACGGCCACGCCGGACGCCGCTTCACGGACCTGTCCGGCGGCGAACGCCAACGTGTGCTGCTCGCACGGGCGTTCGCGCAGGACCCGGATGTCCTCGTCCTGGACGAACCGACCAACCACCTTGACGTCCGCCACCAGGTCGAGCTCCTCGCCCTGCTGCGGACCCAGCGCCGTACGACGCTCGTGTCGCTGCACGACCTCAACGCGGCCGCCTCGGTGTGCGACCGGCTGCACGTGCTGCACGCCGGAGCCGTGGTCGCCTCGGGGCGGCCGCGCGACGTCCTTACACCTGAGCTGATGGCCGAGGTGTTCGGTGTAAGGGCGGCGGTGGTCGACCACCCGCTCACCGGGGACCCGCTGATCGCCTTCGACCACCGCGCCCCAGCCGACGCCGAGGGTTCAGTGACGGTGGAGACGCACGCCGGCAGATGA
- a CDS encoding cytochrome P450, which translates to MTIQEPLPAVDPETLPAPVPLTGCPYKADPYPLYERMRETGPVHRVLFPSGVQAWLVTGYDAAHTALNDERLGKNHDRGNDRWRARASIMPEPQHSQLQVHLLHQDPPKHTRMRRFVTDAFTPRRIEQLRPRFQELADALVDALPESGPADLVTGFAAHFPFQVLAEVIGLPPETAARFDRDWGKVVQPVGPTDPGRPLYEARLHGLQSYIAEVVTHKREHQEDDLLSRLVAARDRHELSQEELDSMIFQLLVAGQEPVTNQITTALIALFRNPDQLARLRDNPELLPRAVEELLRYDSAFELTTWRFFDQDSDLHGTEVPAGDSVIVSLCAANRDPRRFPEPDTLDFDRSPNSHLAFGHGIHFCPGAALARAELQIALGTLLARLPGLQLAVREADIEWIPAVLGRGTNHLPVGYDRRR; encoded by the coding sequence ATGACCATCCAGGAACCCTTGCCGGCCGTGGATCCGGAGACGCTCCCCGCCCCGGTCCCGCTGACGGGCTGCCCCTACAAGGCCGACCCCTACCCCCTGTACGAGCGGATGCGCGAGACCGGCCCGGTCCACCGCGTGCTCTTCCCCAGCGGCGTCCAGGCATGGCTCGTCACCGGCTACGACGCCGCCCATACCGCCCTCAACGACGAACGCCTCGGCAAGAACCACGACCGGGGCAACGACCGCTGGCGCGCCCGTGCCTCGATCATGCCCGAGCCCCAGCACTCCCAACTCCAGGTCCACCTCCTCCACCAGGACCCGCCGAAGCACACCCGCATGCGGCGCTTCGTCACAGACGCGTTCACTCCACGCCGTATCGAGCAGCTCCGTCCTCGCTTCCAGGAACTGGCCGACGCGCTCGTCGACGCCCTGCCCGAGAGCGGCCCCGCGGACCTCGTCACCGGCTTTGCCGCCCACTTCCCCTTCCAGGTCCTCGCCGAGGTCATAGGTCTCCCGCCCGAGACGGCGGCCCGCTTCGACCGCGACTGGGGCAAGGTCGTCCAGCCGGTCGGCCCCACCGACCCCGGCCGCCCGCTCTACGAAGCCCGCCTCCACGGCCTGCAGAGCTACATCGCCGAGGTCGTCACCCACAAGCGCGAACACCAGGAAGACGATCTCCTCAGCCGCCTTGTCGCGGCCCGCGACCGCCACGAACTGTCCCAGGAAGAGCTGGATTCGATGATCTTCCAGCTCCTCGTGGCAGGCCAGGAACCGGTCACCAACCAGATCACCACCGCCCTGATCGCCCTCTTCCGCAACCCCGACCAGCTCGCCCGCCTGCGCGACAACCCGGAGCTGCTGCCCCGCGCGGTCGAGGAACTCCTCCGCTACGACAGTGCCTTCGAGCTGACGACCTGGCGCTTCTTCGACCAGGACAGCGACCTGCACGGCACGGAGGTCCCGGCCGGCGACTCGGTGATCGTCTCCCTGTGCGCCGCCAACCGCGATCCGCGCCGCTTCCCCGAACCCGACACCCTCGACTTCGACCGCAGCCCCAACTCCCATCTCGCCTTCGGCCACGGCATCCACTTCTGCCCGGGCGCCGCCCTCGCCCGCGCCGAACTCCAGATTGCCCTCGGTACTCTCCTCGCCCGGCTGCCCGGCCTCCAACTGGCCGTCAGGGAGGCGGACATCGAGTGGATCCCGGCCGTCCTGGGCCGCGGCACCAACCACCTGCCCGTCGGCTACGACCGACGCCGCTGA